The Tripterygium wilfordii isolate XIE 37 chromosome 23, ASM1340144v1, whole genome shotgun sequence genomic sequence AATAGCATCAATCTCGGGGTTGGATTGATTGGAAAGCAACTTAGTCATGCTAAGGGAGTTATCTTGAATGCTGAACTGTTATTCGGAACTACTACACACAAATGGAATAAGAGATTCTTTCTTCGGCTCCTTTCTACTTGATGAACTAGAATTTTTGGGtgcaaatttttatattttttaataaaaatgacatataaAATGCTATTATTCTCATAATGACATGGAATTGTCAGTTGGGTCATCCGGTTGCCAACTATTCAAGCTCCGGCAAACATTGGTTGGAAAATCGATTTCGGAACACAAGTTATTAGCTTTTTGAAACTTCAAGTAACATTTGGGACAAAATTTAGAAACGAGAAACGCATACAACTTGGAGGGTATAAAAGGTGGTTTAGCCAATTGTAATATATGTCCATACTCAATTtcagaccagcttcttgcaatttcacGCACACGCACACACACGTATGATGATTTCAATACTTATATAAACATACTACTTTTCTGTTCTGTTCTGAATCTGATGTGCCTGGATACCgaccaaaccaaaccaacatGAGTTGACATAGATGTCATATGTTAGGGTTTTTTGTGATCACTACACATGTTACCATTGCTCCTAACGCATCTTTGTTTGTCATAACTAGTCCATATGTTCATGAATGGTTGCAATTTAAGGATAGACGTGGTAAGTTAGATAcccatgactactacatgaattagGAGACTTGAaaaatgttcattatgatgtaaataatgtctctaccaaatttcagctccgaattcatttgatataaacaATGATTGTTTAGTTCTCAATTAGGTTTAAAACACTTTAATGAAAATCGATTTCATGCAACACtcaaattcatcacataatGCATTGAATCAAATAGCATGACATGGTTCAATCATCAAGAGTAAAAAGTAGAACCTTTGGTCCAACACATATAACAAAGTAGGGTTGACATTATGGTAACTCTTTAACCTTAGGCTTTAGCCCCATTCCCCTCGATGATTTCTCAACTTACTCTATTGGTAAGCCATTTGTAAGCGGATCCGCAATATCATCCTTTGACTTGACATAGTCAACACATGATTCATACTCTTGTTTAGGGTATTCTTATTCTTGTAATGTATTAACATCATAATTatcgggaaaaaaaattggttttatattttcaaaattatttttatgtttctgtctttatttttatgtttttggttcTCAGAAATATAGGCCTCAAAAGGTCATAAAGTTTATATCCTTTTATAGCCCAATACATTGTTGTTGTGGACTTGTGGATTTGATATTTGGGCTTGGAATCAAGATTTTGTGAGGCCCAATAAAGAATAGTGAGTTAGTGACCCTAATGAAGTGGCCTGCTAGGATGGGTctagggctcggcatcgggccgggctggcccggcccggcccgactTTTTTGGGCCCAGGCCCGGCCCGGGCCCGGGCCCGGTTTATTTCTTCGGGCCTCGGgccgggctcgggccgggccaaactaagaatatgaggcccaggcccggcCCGGGCCCATAAAGTTCGGGCTTCGGGCTCGGGCCTCGGGCCGGGCTCCCACGGCCCGTCACTATTCATCCTCTTtggaaattataaaattaaattgttcatcATAGGATTCGAACTTGGAACTTTTAGAAAGgagagtaatgaactaaccaacaagccaactctactttcatgttatatttgtcaactaattaaattattatctttacataccacatgttatatttttaacacaattaaataattttagttttacctaatcagtattgattttaaattttatattatacacatatatagttttaaatagtttaattttatacttattttataaaatcttagggtcttaagattttatcaacatttatgagtagatggtcatattatggctttagggttagtgcttaggtttagggtttaggatttaagatctttagggtttagggcatttagggtttagggtctttagggttaagggtttagggcttttagggtttaggggttttgagttttggggtttagagtttagggcctttagggttttggaggataaattgtcatccctgcttacaattgattaatgtcataattgtactttaatttttacacaattgaacaatattttatagagtgaaatatatacgtatgatgtgtatatatatatacacatacattgcaataatatatatatacacacatatattatatattatatatacatatatacagatatatatgtgtgtgtatgtatatatatatattacatgtatatatgtatgtatatatatgcagacagtgcatgcactgtctgcatatgtatatatatacacaaatacacagactgtgtatttgtgtatatatatacattatttatttttatatgtacataatataaatacatacacacacacatacatatatatacacacacacatacacagacagtgtgcactgtctgtgtatgtgtgtgtgtatatatgtatgtgtgtgtgtatgtatttatatatacatatatgtaaatatatacatattatgtacatataaaaaaaaataacgtcgggcttgggtcgggctcgggctcgggccgggccaaaattggcccgagatgtcgggcttcgggccgggcccggcccaaaaaatggagcccaggcccacccaaggggtcgggccgggctgcccaggcccggtctactttcgggccgggccgggctttggcccgcgggcccgggccgggctcgggccgggcctaggcccgcgggccaaatggtgagccctagATGGGTCAAAAGTTAGGTACTAATTAGTGTCCCACAAAATTCTCATATGGGTCCAAAATTAAGTCCTATTAATTATTTACTTGTTCAGAGAATCAGAACAGAGTAGCAGGAGTAGCTCTgactgaaaagaaaaattatttaagGTTAGGTTTTTTTTGGCTCTTTCTTGTTGCCTTTTAGTTCATGCATGaaacctatatatatgtatatgttttctttcttaTAAAACATGGTTTCGTGTTCAAAACTCTATAAATTTGTTCATATCTTCTCTCAAGGAAAACCCACAAACAAAAGAACTTCCAGTCTTGGCTACACTTTCAAAGGCAGGTTCACTACTGTTAAatcaaatcataaatatatttaaagaaACCAATTTCACTTTCACATTCACGTGTGGGATTCATTAATATTGTTGGATTTCTAGTCCTCACCTTGTCCTTTTGCTTTTCGCTAGTTGTGAAGCTGCATACCATAAAAAGACACTCTCACCTCACCTAAAAACTTATACATATGttgcatcatatatatatatatatatatacacggtTTGAGAAATACCCTTTTATCACGTGAtgagttttgactcaacttGTTCTGTCATCCGGCGAAAAACTTCTTTCGCACAAGCTTGATAGCTCGAGTTTTATACCCATATTAGGTGCATGTCCAAAGGAGAAAATTGTATCGTGTCATtctcgattataaaaaaaatattgttggagAGATATGACTACAGAGTTTTCATGAATATTGTGGGTCGCAAGTTCAACTCGCACACTCAGCAGTTTCGACGTTATTGCCTTCTACTTATAAAGTTTTAGTAGCTATCCAGCAAGTGTGAATCagacaataaattaataattaaaaacagTAAATAAGCTAAAGAATGGCTCGATATACATATGTATTGGACATAAAATCATAGAAATGCAATCTATATATAAAAACGGATTTTCGCCTTCATTCATCtgaatctttttcttttatttgcagTTGTCACCATCTAGACAGTGTAAGTACCTGCGGATGCGCACGGGTGGGAGAAGCTTATAAATTGTCAtactcaaacaccaaacttgtGTCTGGTCTGCTGCTTTGCTTCACAGTACGTACCCATCTCAGTTCCTTAACTAAAACAAGCAATCTAACTTATAACTGTACCCACCTTTGACACAAATTCATACTTCAAATGTGTACCACATAATTTAATTGCATTTATTTTTCCATGTATCATTTTCTTTCACGATTCTCCTGTCTTTCTCCCTTCTTAACGCAAAAAACAGACAGTTCAGTCAAGTCTCTCACACATTATCGAGATTATTTCGAATTGTATACACCGACACTTTTGAATTGTATCTGGAAATTGTATTGATTAAACTTGTATGTGTATTTGTTTGCTTGAAGAGTTAATACGTTACGAAAGAAAAGAatattatttcatatatatatatatatatatatatagttcttgagcacttcaaagttcaaactcacTTGTGAACTTAATTAGCCTGCGACTATAAACCAACAAGGTTTTGGCTTTAACAGTTAAGTGGATACAATTGAATTTCCATTCTGTATAATTAAAATCagtataattttataaatactaaaaaaagCCTTAATTAGTGCAAGTCAACAATATAGAATGTGTAAAAGAtagaaacccaacaaaaagaaaaccttGATTCACTTAACATGATAATTATATTTGCTCATATatacaactctctctctctctctctctctctctctctatatatatatatatatatatatatatcatctcttctttttttaatgttccTTTTTCCATCTGGCTAGGCTTAACAAATTAAAGAGAGAAATACATAGTAAAACGTTTTCAAGTAGTGAGTACATTACTTTGTCACTTCACAAGCATCAGCAACACTTCGCAATACATCAACCTGAGCTCGGAGAGATAGTATGTAATCTAGGGTTtcttcaatcaaacaaacatcaTCCACAATCATCTCTCCTCCTGGAACAAGACTCCTCAAGATTTTCCGTCTCTTCTTCACCATGTTTTTCGCTACACAATAAGCTCCATTAACAACCTTCCTGCAACCTCTAATATTTCTCTTCACTCTCCTTAGACTACTACAACTCCTTTTCAAGATCTTTTTGCTTCGAATCATCTTCTTGAGTGGTTGAATCGATGGAACTCTCTTCATAAGCTTCTCGTATTCAGGACGACCAAATACACGCTCAATTAGTACTTTGTTCTTGTGTTGTTTTGAGGCATTGACGATGAGGGCACGACTCCAACAAGTGTTTCCATTGCTAGAGGAAGCCATGGCTACATCCGCGGAGAGCTTTATAGCCTTCTTCCTCTCCAACAGTGTCATCTTCTTCTTGGATGAAATGCATACTTGAAGCCCCATCATCCATTTCTTCAAGAATTCTTTCTTCATTGAGTGAGGACTACGCATCCTAATTAAGCAAAATCACACCATAAGATAAGATAATTAAATAaacacaacaatatatatatacatgtgtgtatatatatatatatatatatattgacaatcAATACATATAAGCAATTTAGGGTTTCGAAGCAGGAATTGACGAAGATTTGTAACagaaataaaattgaaagaTTATTACAACATAGAGAGCTTGAACCTTGtgcaacaaaaataataaacaagaatatatatGTAATCGCATGTACGTACATacctcacaaaaaaaaatcttgtttatCGAGACACAAGATTCAGTACGATCTGCAGTGCTAGAGATCCAAGAAAGTTGTGAGGAAATCCAAGAGAATGAAGTtcagagagatagagagagagagagggagggagggagggagggagggagggagggagaatGAGAATGAGGATGAGAGAGAGGTCAGATTAAAGGGGAGGAAGACATCCATTTATTTGCTCAAAGGAAAGAGCAAGCGGTGGGCCCCGTAGAGAAATACACAGCACATGGAAGCACATGGGTATGCATGGCCCACCATataaaaaaaccctaaatatcataattttattgttatttgtGACTTAAAAAAGGGTAATGCAAAACCTAATATATCTGTAATATCAATCAATGTTTCGAATACAAACAAAACTACTCAACACTAATAAAATCACTCAATTTTAGTCAACTTTGCACCCCTCTTGGAAATCTTGGTTTAGtggtttctatttttttaaataaaaataaaaacagcatAATGActtgaaaaaattcaaaaaaatgttGAAATTAAAATGTAAATAAGGTAACCAATAACCAATTAGTGcatgaaatttattttactttttatagaaaaataaatgagtAAACTCAAAGTAATAATTCCTCAATTTGTTGCCAAACCACAAACCTCTTCTTCGAAAACTTGTGCACATGAATTCTCACGTAAGGGTCAAATGTGACTGGAATAGGGTTATTCGGGTATATTTTGATCTTGTTCGGTGTTTGTTTTTCGGCATTGTAATTCCATTGTTAGGGTTTATAAATTCTTAAACCGTTAACGTGGCGTCAAGTGTAACGTTTGTTGTCATGAAATAAAGTGTTGGGTTTAAATCTTTTAAAAAAGGTACTTATGGATTACGGAACAATATTCAATTTTTATCTATCTTAGTATTCTTGATGGGAATTAATCTCAAATAGAGATAATGTCTTAAAACATTTTAATGGTGCTTGTCAATCTTCTCAAATTGCAATTGTTGTAAAATACATGCACTTGCACTTGATGAGACATATTTGAGTGACTGCGATAgtttttggaattttctttctttttaacttaaaatttctttatacaaataaaaatttaacacaACATTATTAgttggaaaataattttttggaaCTAGGGTTTCTTGGGTGTCATGTTgctagagagggagagggagagggagagggagatttTGGCAGGATCCGGAAAACATGGTAATGGTGAGAGGGAAAATTGGGTCCCACAAGGAGAGAAATTTTAGGGGCACGGGGTTTTGGGTAATCGAGAAAGGAAGGACCCTCACATGGTCTCCACATGGATGTTTTAAAAGGTGTGGTCTCCGACTCTTCTGTAGCTTCTCCTCATTCATATATACATTATCGTCCTCAATAATCACACACATCTTTGGCTAATTTAATAAATTAGTTTCTTTATACCTGTCAAGGTAAAAAGGTATTGATTGATAAATATGGGATggaatgaaaaggaaaagaaaagaaaaagatagagGAGACACTCctcttcttaatttttttaaaacgaTGATGACCGAATTGTATTCATTTATTCAAAGGGTAAGAGAGATTGATGTCCTAAAGCACTCGAGTCATCATAAAGATAGGTTataagagaattaaaaaaatacaaacaacagtTATCGTTGGATACTCCTAGACGACACCGTATTACACTAGATATCGCTGAACAACATATTGTTGAACGACACTTTACTCCACCTGACTGAGCGGGTCTTTTCTGAATTATTAGAAGGGAGAATGATCATATAACAACGTAG encodes the following:
- the LOC119993548 gene encoding transcription factor IBH1-like 1, which translates into the protein MRSPHSMKKEFLKKWMMGLQVCISSKKKMTLLERKKAIKLSADVAMASSSNGNTCWSRALIVNASKQHKNKVLIERVFGRPEYEKLMKRVPSIQPLKKMIRSKKILKRSCSSLRRVKRNIRGCRKVVNGAYCVAKNMVKKRRKILRSLVPGGEMIVDDVCLIEETLDYILSLRAQVDVLRSVADACEVTK